In Apium graveolens cultivar Ventura chromosome 10, ASM990537v1, whole genome shotgun sequence, the following are encoded in one genomic region:
- the LOC141692408 gene encoding BTB/POZ domain-containing protein At3g08570, giving the protein MVSSDSSSLSPLQSSPRFCNSFANRIFSDVAGDITLVVDGYSYLLHKFPLVSRSGKIRKMAANSKDHGLSKLELINFPGGSETFELIIKYCYGMNFEITTANVASLRCASEYLEMSEVYYEENLIARTEVYLNEVVCQSLEKSLQVLSACEVLLPTAEEVGITKRCVDAISRNVCKEQLASGLSRLDFDGDSAELKDRCLEWWIEELSILSITFYRRVISAMGTCGVRVDSITASLMHYAQSSLKGIGKQHIWNPARPGNGSVVRCQRVIVETLVSLLPTEKSSLIPMNFLFGMLRMAIMVDTDLSCRLELERRIASRMDMVSLDDLLIPCAQTGDSLFDVETVQRILVHFLQCVNEEENDDCGYESEGIGSPSHGSVLKVGRLIDAYLAEIAPDPYLCLTKFIDIIEVLPDYSRVIDDGLYRAIDIYIKAHPMLSEQECKKLCKLIDCEKLSQEASNHAAQNDRLPVQMAVRVLYFEQLRLKNSLSGSSGDLFMSQKISSGVPSAAMSPRDTYSSLRRENRELKQEISRMRVRLSDLEKEQVCMKQGMMDKSNNGRTFLTSLSKGIGRISMFSGPPGGKVPKSGRKSKVSEGKTRRSKRYSLS; this is encoded by the exons ATGGTCTCCTCTGATAGCAGCTCACTCTCTCCTCTTCAATCTTCTCCTAGATTCTGCAATTCCTTTGCTAACCG TATATTTTCAGATGTTGCTGGGGACATTACATTAGTTGTTGATGGATATTCCTATCTGCTGCACAAG TTTCCTCTGGTATCTCGGAGTGGTAAAATAAGAAAAATGGCTGCAAATTCAAAGGATCATGGTCTCTCTAAGTTGGAGCTTATCAACTTCCCAGGTGGTTCGGAGACATTTGAACTTATAATTAAATACTGCTATGGTATGAACTTTGAGATCACCACTGCAAATGTAGCCTCCCTACGATGTGCTTCAGAGTACCTGGAAATGAGTGAAGTTTATTATGAAGAAAACCTTATTGCACGAACTGAAGTCTATTTGAATGAGGTTGTGTGTCAAAGTCTAGAAAAATCATTGCAAGTGCTATCAGCTTGTGAGGTGCTACTTCCTACAGCAGAAGAGGTGGGAATCACCAAAAGATGTGTAGATGCTATTTCGCGAAATGTTTGTAAGGAGCAATTAGCATCAGGACTATCACGTTTAGATTTTGATGGTGATTCTGCAGAACTTAAGGATAGGTGCCTTGAGTGGTGGATTGAAGAACTATCTATACTGAGCATTACCTTTTATCGTCGAGTGATCTCTGCCATGGGAACCTGTGGTGTCCGAGTGGATAGCATCACTGCGTCTCTGATGCACTATGCACAATCATCGTTAAAGGGAATTGGGAAACAGCATATTTGGAATCCAGCAAGACCAGGTAATGGCTCAGTGGTACGCTGTCAGAGAGTCATTGTGGAAACTCTTGTCAGTTTACTACCAACAGAGAAAAGCTCTCTTATTCCAATGAATTTTCTATTTGGGATGTTAAGAATGGCAATAATGGTGGATACAGACCTTTCCTGCAGGCTTGAGCTTGAAAGAAGGATTGCATCACGTATGGATATGGTTTCACTTGATGATCTTCTTATACCATGTGCACAAACTGGTGATTCCTTGTTTGATGTTGAAACTGTCCAACGAATACTGGTACATTTCCTGCAATGTGTTAATGAGGAGGAGAATGATGATTGTGGGTATGAATCAGAAGGAATTGGTTCACCTAGCCATGGCTCTGTCCTTAAAGTTGGACGACTTATCGATGCATATCTAGCAGAAATTGCCCCCGATCCTTATCTTTGTCTTACAAAATTCATTGATATCATTGAAGTATTGCCTGATTATTCTCGTGTCATTGATGATGGGCTTTACAGAGCAATCGATATATATATAAAG GCCCATCCAATGCTGAGTGAGCAGGAGTGTAAGAAGCTCTGCAAGTTAATTGACTGTGAAAAGCTCTCCCAGGAAGCCTCCAATCACGCTGCACAAAATGACAGGCTTCCTGTCCAGATGGCTGTCAGAGTTCTCTATTTTGAGCAACTTCGCTTGAAAAACTCTCTTTCTGGAAGTTCTGGAGATTTATTTATGTCACAAAAGATTAGCAGTGGAGTGCCTAGTGCAGCCATGTCTCCTCGTGATACCTATTCATCTTTGAGGAGGGAGAACCGAGAACTAAAACAGGAGATTTCCAGAATGCGAGTAAGGCTGAGTGATCTGGAGAAAGAGCAGGTTTGCATGAAGCAAGGAATGATGGACAAGTCTAATAATGGAAGAACTTTCTTAACGTCATTGTCCAAAGGGATTGGGAGGATTTCTATGTTTAGTGGCCCTCCAGGAGGAAAAGTACCGAAGTCCGGAAGGAAGTCCAAAGTATCAGAAGGAAAAACACGCAGAAGTAAGAGGTATTCTCTTTCTTAG